Proteins encoded within one genomic window of Limisphaerales bacterium:
- a CDS encoding DUF1844 domain-containing protein: MAPPSVWPQDTRMDSMDIPPQRGPETADEIGAAIFMECLMNLVQSAAYLLGKVKAPATGEPVMDLPRVQLVIQQLELLEKNAEKLSIEEQQLVKRSLQDLRMAYVSAAGKTPEEAIEEESAPEDKPETKPEADADGDVAPDADADETAEEDEGDRKRFVKKYS; this comes from the coding sequence ATGGCCCCGCCGAGCGTCTGGCCGCAGGATACACGCATGGACAGCATGGATATCCCCCCACAACGCGGGCCCGAAACGGCCGACGAAATTGGCGCCGCCATTTTTATGGAATGCCTGATGAATCTGGTGCAATCCGCCGCGTATTTACTCGGCAAGGTTAAGGCTCCGGCTACCGGCGAACCGGTGATGGATTTGCCGCGAGTACAGTTAGTGATTCAGCAATTGGAATTGCTGGAAAAAAACGCCGAGAAATTAAGCATCGAAGAACAACAACTCGTAAAGCGCAGCCTGCAGGATTTGCGGATGGCTTATGTATCGGCTGCAGGCAAAACGCCTGAAGAAGCCATCGAGGAAGAGTCCGCGCCCGAAGACAAACCTGAAACCAAGCCCGAAGCGGATGCTGATGGCGATGTCGCGCCTGATGCTGATGCTGATGAAACCGCCGAGGAAGATGAAGGCGACCGCAAGCGGTTTGTAAAAAAATATTCCTAG
- a CDS encoding peptidylprolyl isomerase, with translation MKHWHRKFLAIGLLLGMGLLAALPTGRIVATGVGLTVHESELDAAYRRYVMTQATLGVNVSPLAEKEIQKRLLEDLIIHRLLGRRAQAGDRTKAEADAGKKFKELKDSFLTDDAFRLYLESTGMSLAGFQKLLRVELLADTVARRELQSKVQAKESDLLKFYNEYNAKGQWNVPEQAKVAEVFISLVDPATNLRLNPDARAGKQAVAAKVFAQAKAGIEFKQLVKEFSENPVTKQLDGELILVAGQAEPKVEKVVMALKVNTICPPVESKQGFHIVKMLEYKAARKKPFAEVRNEIREYLQAESFGKALPEYFKRLKKESGVRILLAD, from the coding sequence ATGAAGCATTGGCACAGAAAATTTTTGGCGATCGGCCTGTTGCTCGGCATGGGTTTATTAGCGGCGTTGCCCACCGGGCGAATCGTGGCCACGGGCGTGGGCTTGACTGTACACGAATCAGAATTGGATGCTGCCTATCGACGTTACGTGATGACGCAAGCTACTTTGGGCGTGAATGTTTCGCCCCTTGCAGAAAAAGAAATTCAAAAGCGGTTGTTGGAGGATTTGATCATTCACCGCCTGCTGGGCCGTCGCGCACAAGCGGGAGATCGCACCAAAGCTGAGGCGGATGCCGGGAAGAAATTTAAAGAATTGAAAGACTCGTTTCTCACGGATGACGCCTTCCGGCTTTACTTGGAATCGACCGGCATGAGTCTGGCAGGTTTCCAAAAATTATTGCGCGTGGAATTGCTGGCTGACACCGTGGCGCGGCGCGAGCTGCAATCCAAAGTGCAGGCAAAAGAGAGTGACTTGCTCAAATTTTACAACGAATACAATGCGAAGGGCCAATGGAATGTGCCCGAACAGGCGAAAGTGGCCGAAGTATTTATTTCACTGGTGGATCCGGCCACCAATCTCCGGTTAAACCCTGATGCACGCGCCGGTAAACAGGCTGTTGCTGCCAAAGTATTTGCCCAGGCGAAAGCGGGCATCGAATTCAAGCAACTGGTAAAAGAATTTTCTGAGAACCCCGTTACCAAGCAACTGGATGGGGAGTTGATATTGGTGGCCGGGCAGGCGGAACCCAAGGTGGAAAAAGTGGTGATGGCATTGAAAGTAAACACTATTTGTCCGCCGGTGGAATCCAAGCAGGGCTTTCACATTGTGAAAATGCTTGAATATAAAGCGGCGCGTAAAAAACCGTTTGCCGAGGTGCGTAACGAAATCCGGGAATACCTCCAAGCCGAATCCTTCGGCAAGGCGTTGCCAGAATATTTTAAGCGGTTGAAAAAAGAGAGTGGCGTGCGAATCTTACTGGCTGACTAG
- a CDS encoding phosphoglycerate dehydrogenase gives MRVLVCDNVSPKGVACLEAAPELEVVVVDGGLTDELLAEAEAIIVRSATKVTPEVMAKAPKLRVVGRAGVGVDNVDVDHATSQGIVVMNTPSGNTISTAELTFSMMMALARKIPQAHMSMKGGEWNRKAFGGTELSGKVLGICGMGRIGAQVARRAIAFGMRVLAYDPFLSLSKARELQVELLEQEELFARSDFITVHMPLTDQTRDMINTESLAGMKDGVYLINCARGGIINETDLVAAVQSGKVAGAAMDVYETEPCPEDSPLRSLPEIVMTPHLGASTKEAQESVGIEVAEAIIDYLVTGTVRNAVNMPSLDAKTYEAVKPYILLGEKLGRLVAQLAPQRNDHVKITYGGKAAEVPADPITRCVLKGFLEQAGGAEVNQVNVRSLASSLGIQVEEIKSHEGPDYAEWMHFEACAGDAKVSAGGTFFGSQPRIVRLNGRNVECVPEGVLFIMNNKDKPGMVGYIGSLMAEHEVNIASMSLNRDEAGGEALTLLNLDHAPPAALMEKVAEDPDISNAKVVIL, from the coding sequence ATGCGAGTACTAGTTTGCGATAATGTTTCCCCAAAGGGCGTGGCCTGTCTTGAGGCCGCACCGGAGCTGGAGGTGGTGGTGGTGGATGGCGGGTTGACCGATGAATTGCTGGCGGAAGCCGAGGCGATCATCGTGCGGTCGGCTACCAAAGTGACGCCCGAAGTGATGGCCAAAGCGCCGAAGCTGCGCGTGGTGGGTCGCGCCGGGGTGGGCGTGGATAATGTGGATGTGGATCACGCCACCAGCCAAGGCATCGTGGTGATGAACACGCCAAGTGGCAACACCATCTCGACTGCGGAGCTGACTTTTTCGATGATGATGGCATTGGCGCGGAAAATTCCGCAGGCGCATATGTCGATGAAAGGCGGTGAATGGAATCGCAAAGCGTTTGGCGGCACGGAACTCAGCGGCAAGGTGCTGGGCATTTGCGGGATGGGCCGCATCGGCGCGCAAGTGGCGCGGCGAGCGATTGCTTTCGGGATGCGCGTGCTGGCGTACGATCCGTTTCTTTCGCTGAGCAAAGCCCGCGAATTGCAGGTGGAATTGCTGGAGCAGGAAGAGCTTTTCGCGCGGTCGGATTTTATCACCGTGCACATGCCGCTCACCGACCAAACGCGGGACATGATCAACACCGAATCCCTCGCGGGAATGAAAGACGGCGTGTATCTCATTAACTGCGCGCGCGGTGGCATCATCAATGAAACTGATCTTGTGGCCGCGGTGCAAAGCGGCAAAGTGGCCGGCGCGGCGATGGATGTTTACGAAACGGAACCGTGCCCGGAAGACTCGCCGTTACGCAGTTTGCCGGAGATCGTGATGACGCCCCACCTTGGCGCCAGCACGAAGGAAGCGCAGGAAAGCGTGGGCATCGAAGTGGCCGAGGCGATCATCGATTACCTCGTTACCGGCACCGTTCGCAACGCGGTGAATATGCCCAGCCTCGATGCGAAAACTTACGAGGCCGTGAAGCCATATATTTTGCTGGGCGAAAAATTGGGCCGCCTCGTCGCCCAACTCGCGCCCCAACGCAACGACCATGTGAAAATCACTTACGGCGGCAAAGCAGCCGAAGTACCGGCCGATCCCATTACGCGTTGCGTGCTCAAGGGCTTTCTTGAACAAGCCGGCGGCGCGGAGGTCAACCAAGTGAACGTGCGTTCGCTGGCCAGTTCGCTGGGGATTCAAGTGGAGGAAATTAAATCACACGAGGGGCCGGATTATGCCGAATGGATGCATTTTGAGGCGTGCGCGGGCGATGCCAAGGTTTCTGCGGGCGGCACATTTTTTGGCAGCCAACCCCGCATCGTCCGGCTCAACGGGCGCAATGTGGAGTGTGTGCCCGAGGGCGTGCTTTTCATTATGAATAATAAAGACAAACCGGGCATGGTGGGGTATATTGGCTCACTGATGGCCGAGCACGAGGTGAACATCGCGAGCATGAGCCTAAACCGCGACGAAGCGGGTGGCGAAGCGTTGACGCTGTTAAACCTTGATCACGCGCCGCCCGCGGCGTTGATGGAAAAAGTAGCGGAAGACCCAGACATCTCAAACGCGAAAGTGGTGATCCTATAA
- the maf gene encoding septum formation protein Maf: protein MELKIILASQSPRRKELLRQMGVRFRVATAEVAEKHGDGRAARAICKRNALAKATVVAQQFPTQTVLGADTLVHLGDELLGKPKSLAQARRMLGRLSGRTHQVTTACALVCGARQKVFSVTTRVTFRELSLKQINAYLRAVPVLDKAGAYAVQLKGEWIVEGLHGSFTNVVGLPVERLGTELAAWFDTPAGRP from the coding sequence ATTGAGCTGAAAATTATTTTGGCATCGCAATCGCCGCGGCGAAAGGAATTGCTGCGGCAAATGGGTGTGCGCTTTCGGGTGGCGACGGCGGAGGTGGCTGAGAAACACGGCGATGGCCGCGCGGCGCGGGCTATTTGCAAACGCAATGCTTTGGCCAAGGCAACGGTGGTGGCCCAACAGTTCCCAACGCAAACTGTGCTCGGCGCGGATACACTGGTTCATTTGGGCGATGAGTTGCTTGGTAAACCCAAGAGCCTCGCACAGGCGCGGCGGATGCTTGGGCGATTGAGTGGGCGGACGCATCAGGTGACGACCGCCTGCGCGTTGGTGTGCGGGGCGCGTCAGAAAGTATTTTCTGTGACCACACGTGTGACGTTTCGCGAATTGTCGCTCAAACAAATCAACGCCTATCTGCGCGCTGTGCCGGTGCTCGACAAAGCGGGCGCGTATGCGGTGCAACTCAAAGGCGAGTGGATTGTGGAGGGGCTGCACGGCTCATTCACCAACGTGGTCGGGCTGCCGGTAGAGCGATTGGGCACTGAATTGGCAGCGTGGTTTGACACTCCCGCGGGTCGTCCGTAG
- a CDS encoding DUF1802 family protein: MSAMQIAFKEWAVVVEALGRGGQIVILRKGGIAEGQGGFRVEQERFWLFPTRFHQQTEGVVEEARAGFENFVWPPDDLLRVEFGAEVMEARRLDSLAQAQRLAGQHIWREEIIAERFDWGRDAGIYAMAVRVRRLAKPVELPMLASYGGCKSWVELEPPMEFEGMEPVLADADFEMKLRKFREALS; this comes from the coding sequence GTGAGTGCCATGCAAATTGCTTTTAAAGAATGGGCGGTGGTGGTTGAGGCGCTGGGGCGTGGGGGGCAGATTGTGATTTTGCGCAAAGGCGGGATTGCCGAAGGGCAGGGAGGGTTTCGGGTGGAGCAGGAACGATTCTGGCTTTTTCCCACGCGGTTTCATCAACAGACCGAGGGCGTGGTGGAGGAAGCGCGGGCGGGGTTTGAGAATTTTGTGTGGCCGCCGGATGATTTGTTGCGGGTTGAGTTCGGCGCGGAAGTGATGGAGGCGCGCCGGTTGGATTCGCTCGCGCAGGCGCAGCGGCTGGCAGGGCAACACATTTGGCGTGAGGAAATTATTGCGGAGCGGTTTGATTGGGGGCGCGATGCGGGGATTTATGCAATGGCCGTTCGCGTGCGGCGCTTGGCGAAGCCGGTGGAGTTGCCGATGCTTGCCAGTTACGGCGGCTGTAAATCGTGGGTAGAGCTGGAGCCGCCGATGGAGTTTGAGGGAATGGAGCCGGTTTTGGCCGATGCGGATTTTGAAATGAAACTTAGAAAGTTTCGGGAGGCATTGAGCTGA
- a CDS encoding MFS transporter — protein sequence MNLTVRLQLSVMMFLQFFIWGAWYVTAPNYLGTLGFGAADFGWTYSVGPIAGMITPFFVGMVADRFFSAQKVLGVLHLFGAGLMLLAAQKMTSGAEPTQINWIFFGYMLTYFPTLALTNTLAMKNMSNPEKDFPGIRVLGTIGWIAAGLAVSWLGYEKGVNMFYLTAGAAAALGIFSFALPDTPPASGGKVTARQIMGLDALVLLKNRSFLLFILASTLICIPLSFYYMIASRVVEMGELPIGQTMSYGQMSEIFFMIVMPFFFMRLGVKWMLAVGMLAWVARYALFAIGAPDEVRWMIITGIVLHGICYDFFFVTGQIYTDKAAPKPIRAQAQGLLVFFTLGLGMFIGAQVAGKIEGQHTPNAEKLADMATDENQHKRLTAAFGEADANATVANWAKRAEVMAAQEVVDEAKKALADETPETGKNLSGKDKTPEIIALEKAVSDAEKALAEVDDLPELKEEQTALNSEMAILDALDDPALATVALVEANGNFTDLTAKVDKLKSGRDDQKETAQAKLDPLNKQISSRRTSELRAMEWKSIWGKPAIFAGVVMVLFIVFFRDDKSTDKKESDEN from the coding sequence ATGAATCTAACCGTACGCCTTCAACTCTCCGTCATGATGTTCCTCCAATTCTTTATTTGGGGGGCTTGGTATGTCACCGCGCCGAACTACCTCGGCACACTCGGCTTTGGCGCTGCGGATTTCGGCTGGACCTATTCCGTCGGCCCCATTGCCGGCATGATTACCCCCTTCTTCGTGGGCATGGTGGCCGACCGATTTTTCTCGGCACAAAAAGTCCTCGGCGTGCTGCATCTCTTCGGCGCGGGCCTCATGCTTTTGGCTGCGCAGAAAATGACCAGCGGCGCCGAGCCCACTCAGATCAACTGGATTTTCTTCGGCTACATGCTCACCTATTTCCCAACCCTCGCCCTCACCAACACGCTGGCGATGAAAAATATGAGCAACCCCGAAAAGGATTTCCCCGGCATTCGCGTCCTCGGCACCATCGGCTGGATCGCCGCCGGTCTAGCCGTTTCGTGGTTGGGCTACGAAAAAGGCGTCAACATGTTTTACCTCACCGCCGGCGCCGCAGCCGCGCTGGGCATCTTCAGCTTTGCTCTGCCGGATACCCCGCCCGCAAGCGGAGGCAAAGTCACCGCCCGCCAAATCATGGGGCTCGATGCGCTGGTGCTCTTGAAAAACCGCTCCTTCCTCCTGTTCATCCTCGCCTCCACGCTCATCTGCATTCCGCTTTCATTCTACTATATGATCGCCAGCCGTGTGGTGGAAATGGGCGAATTACCCATCGGCCAAACCATGAGCTACGGCCAAATGTCAGAAATCTTTTTCATGATCGTGATGCCCTTCTTCTTCATGCGACTCGGCGTGAAATGGATGCTCGCCGTCGGCATGCTCGCGTGGGTGGCCCGTTACGCCCTCTTTGCCATCGGCGCGCCCGATGAAGTCCGCTGGATGATTATCACCGGCATTGTGCTGCACGGCATTTGTTACGATTTCTTCTTCGTCACCGGCCAAATCTATACCGACAAAGCCGCCCCCAAACCCATTCGCGCCCAAGCCCAAGGCTTACTCGTCTTCTTCACCCTTGGCCTGGGAATGTTCATCGGCGCCCAAGTCGCCGGCAAAATTGAAGGCCAACATACGCCCAATGCTGAAAAGCTGGCTGACATGGCCACGGATGAAAATCAACACAAGCGATTGACCGCCGCCTTCGGCGAAGCGGACGCCAACGCGACCGTCGCCAATTGGGCGAAACGCGCCGAAGTAATGGCCGCCCAAGAGGTTGTGGATGAAGCCAAAAAAGCGCTTGCTGACGAGACTCCTGAAACGGGTAAAAATTTATCCGGCAAAGACAAAACACCGGAAATCATTGCCCTCGAAAAGGCCGTTTCAGACGCCGAAAAAGCCCTCGCTGAAGTGGATGACCTCCCCGAATTGAAAGAGGAACAAACCGCGTTGAATTCAGAAATGGCCATTCTTGATGCTCTGGATGACCCAGCCCTGGCCACAGTTGCTCTCGTTGAAGCCAACGGAAATTTCACCGACCTCACGGCTAAGGTTGATAAATTGAAATCCGGAAGGGATGACCAAAAAGAAACCGCCCAAGCAAAACTCGATCCCCTCAATAAACAAATCTCCTCGCGCCGCACCAGCGAACTCCGCGCCATGGAATGGAAATCGATTTGGGGTAAGCCGGCAATTTTCGCCGGAGTGGTGATGGTGCTATTCATCGTTTTCTTTCGGGACGACAAATCCACAGATAAAAAAGAATCGGACGAAAATTAA
- the bcp gene encoding thioredoxin-dependent thiol peroxidase produces MALGPNITLKEGDTAPAFTAATNGGGTVALKNFKGRHVVLFFYPKDDTPGUTKEACAFRDEHAAFEKANAVLLGVSCDPVAKHDKFVAKYGLPFMLLADEDKTIVNAYGVWGRKKFMGREYDGIYRVTFLINPKGKIQKIWPKVKPEEHAAEVLGEL; encoded by the coding sequence ATGGCACTTGGCCCGAACATCACCCTGAAGGAAGGCGACACCGCGCCGGCGTTTACTGCGGCCACCAATGGCGGCGGCACGGTGGCGCTCAAAAATTTCAAGGGCCGCCACGTGGTGCTTTTCTTTTATCCCAAAGACGACACTCCTGGCTGAACGAAAGAAGCCTGCGCGTTCCGTGATGAACACGCCGCATTTGAAAAAGCCAATGCCGTGTTGCTCGGTGTGAGCTGTGATCCTGTTGCAAAGCACGATAAATTCGTGGCGAAATACGGCCTCCCTTTCATGCTGCTTGCCGATGAAGACAAAACCATTGTGAACGCTTACGGCGTTTGGGGTCGCAAAAAATTTATGGGTCGCGAGTACGACGGCATCTACCGAGTGACTTTCCTCATCAACCCCAAAGGCAAAATCCAAAAAATCTGGCCCAAAGTGAAGCCGGAAGAGCACGCGGCGGAAGTGTTGGGCGAACTATGA
- a CDS encoding CDP-alcohol phosphatidyltransferase family protein, with product MTTANKVTIGRIILVPFFVVQMLYYFRTGEELHRYFAMVAFLVATISDGIDGYLARHHGQATQLGSYLDPLADKLLMFSGLILMTMEFEGDRFGQRIPLWLTGTVIGRDLIVVTGSALLYAAIGNVTVKPLFLSKAASVLQMVTIGWVLCKFSPIGTFWLAVAAVFCTTVTGLLYVRDGIRQFSEHPIAHPPDDETETGGTNNSDKDA from the coding sequence ATGACCACCGCCAACAAAGTCACCATTGGCCGCATCATTTTGGTGCCGTTTTTTGTGGTGCAAATGCTTTATTACTTTCGCACCGGCGAGGAGTTGCATCGCTACTTTGCGATGGTCGCGTTTCTGGTGGCCACCATCAGCGACGGCATCGATGGCTACCTCGCGCGCCATCATGGCCAGGCCACTCAGCTGGGTTCGTATCTCGATCCGCTCGCCGACAAGTTGCTGATGTTTTCGGGCCTCATTTTGATGACCATGGAATTTGAAGGCGATCGCTTTGGGCAACGCATTCCGCTGTGGCTCACGGGAACAGTGATTGGGCGCGACCTCATCGTGGTCACCGGTAGCGCGCTGTTATACGCCGCCATTGGCAATGTGACAGTGAAGCCGCTGTTCCTGAGCAAGGCGGCGTCGGTGTTGCAAATGGTGACCATCGGCTGGGTGCTGTGCAAATTTTCGCCGATCGGCACATTTTGGCTGGCGGTGGCAGCAGTGTTTTGCACGACGGTCACCGGATTACTTTATGTGCGCGATGGTATCCGGCAATTTAGTGAACATCCCATCGCACATCCGCCGGATGATGAAACCGAAACCGGTGGTACCAATAATTCGGACAAGGACGCTTGA